The Cotesia glomerata isolate CgM1 linkage group LG7, MPM_Cglom_v2.3, whole genome shotgun sequence genome segment aatcacttttttttactgtagttgcgtgtctataggaaggattactacacatattcattttatctagtctaTGGCGGTCACcattccccatcgaaaaaaagtcaggatcgaaatttctgggcttactatagtttgtgctgataaaatttaataattttaagtgaattaagtgttataattgattataattaattaatatccgtaaaataaagtataaattacttttataatatatcattttggaaaaaggagaaccatataattaaggtagttgtagcgtgataggcatttcaacagaaaattataaaattttttttatcgaaagataaataaattaataattcactaccaaaattttagatcaattgaccgcaccgtttttaagtaattaattttcgaaattgcgtcttttacacgtagaggtatagagagatggtaaagttagtatgaaatctttggcccactcgagtggtacggaagatttcatactaactttaccatctctctatacttCTACGTGTAAGagatgcaatttcgaaaattaattacttaaaaatggtgcggtcaattgatctgaaattttggtagtgaattattaatatatttatctttcaataaaaaaaatttcataattttctgttgaaatgcctatcacgctacaactaccttaaataaaattttgcaacctcgaaataccgttctgcttacagtaaacacagtcggtagtctggcgctccgtttacaacgggatttttgaacggaacttggcgccagattctaccgaatctgtggattcccgaaaatcaactctttttttcgatcgtcacagtggtgttccccctTAAAAGAACCTATACTagtctttttaatattacGTCGGTCGTGGGAGCTTACAAATAGCAGTATGAACAGGCAGGGCAAGCGTACCAGCGAGGGCTATTCCAAGAGAATCAGCCATTGATACAATTCCCAATGAATCTTTCAAATCTCTGTCGGggatctaaaataaatttacttatttatcaAGGACAAAAAAGGGATATTTTAgtatttcttcaattttaaaattaatatttaccgTCTCTCCCATATTATAGAAGGTATTGACATATGCTGCGCCACCGAGAAGGCCTTCCCAAAAAGTGATCACCAAAACAATCCAAATATTTGGAATGTAGAAATATATCGCTTCTGTTGTAAATATCACGATATTAATGAGctgaaagaaattaaaaaaaaaaaaaaaaaaaaacagttaatATTGTTCCTTTGAGAATTTGATtccattttgataaatttatcacttgggtaatttatttttttacttgtaaaaGAGCCATCagccaaatttttttgcaagtgAAGAAAGTCGCAGATGATCGTGAGATAAAAACTCCAATTTGATAATCCGCTTGGTACCATCTGTATTGTTCGGCGTGGTTCAACCAAATACCATCGAATTGAATGAGTTCGTGCTAGAAAATAAGCGGTTCTTacattgagagaaaaaaaaattttttgggcATTTTTgtgaaaagaaattaattttttggaaatttttaacaattttaatttttagctgaagaaattaaaatttttctcataatatttttcttgttgaaaaaaagatttttaaatatggaaaaaaaaatttttgatgaaaattttgaagttttactatctataattatttttttaccaaatctagaaaattttttttcaacaagaaagataatttaagaaaaattttaatcttaaatgataattttaaaattaaatgatatttttcttACCAATCCCTGGTTGATGTAATACTCAAACAGATAAACAAGAAACAGTGGAATAAGATAAGGCATCAATCCAGGCACCAGCGCGACTTTTTctctaattgtttttttgggCGCCTTGATAATCTCATCTTGACTGCTAAGGCCGTATTTAAGGACCGTTTTTTCGTTCGGTGGAGTCATAATAACCCAGAAAGCGATAGCTTCTGCAATAGGAACCACTAACATTACCAAAAGGGTAGTCTCTGTAGACATTATTAGTCGGAACCCTACGTAAGATGACGCGCCAGCTACTCCTGCTCCTCCTGTTCCTGATGACCATGCAGCTATACTTGatctattattaaatttattgtaaattaagatttataataaaaagttcaaatttcgtaataattatgaatcttAGTTTTGAAATTACAGCGAAATTATTGAtcctacacagtaaaaaatttttcgtcattgtgtaaagtgtaaaaatgtttgtgtaaaatttattacgtttaaatgaatattcattaaatcatcgattgttaaaaaataataaccaaaataatatttgtaattaaaaaaaaatattaacagttaataaagctctaaacattaaaaaatcctGCTATCAGTAAATATAAGAATTGTTGTTTTATACCTTCCGTATTTGTGACTATGACTGAGTATGGTAATCTCTCCCAAGCCTGAAGAGAACGAAGTCAATACCACCCCCAAGATAGTGATCCAAGGTGTCGTGCCGAATGCAACAGCCAGAAAACCCAGAACTTGCGATATTACGCATATCGCTACTCGTACACTGCAATGTTAAACGAAAACGACCTtgctatttatatttacaatgtTAACAATGCATAGATTATATAATTGCCGTGCTACTTTTTCCGCCAAGCCAGGAAAATTATCATAACTCGCAGTTCATAGTCATAACAATTAATCATGATCATGGTCAGGGTCTGACATTGAAACACAACGTTTCTTTACTTATATTGACCTCTATTTTCTGTATGATAAgtgaagaatttttatttaatactcaCTTTACATGGAACGGCAAAAAAGGCACTGTAAGTTTTACTATAACACACGGCAATATATCAGCCAGTAAAATAGCACCTGTTGATACTTGGTTACAACCTCGCGGATTTTCAATTGTGATATCATTTGAAGTTTCTACCGAATCctataattttagttaatttattcttaagttttgtttgattattaataaaaatacgaaaaaaattaaataaataaataaatacgggAATTATTAGTTTGAacgcactgaaaaaaattaacttgaatcaataaaaaaaaatgctagAATTATCCCGAgtcgaaaaaattaacttagatgagcttaaattaattgttttttttttagcagttaagtttatttaagttaatttttttcaactctgTACGGAAAAAGAAAAACGCTCCGTTTagaaaactagaaaaattataagtttctaattgtaattattacacggaaaaaagtaaactgtaatattcactcggattccggttaatttttatagtttcaaacagtaaagcagacatcggggtggcaaaaatataaatattacagaacttaatgtagaaagtataaaagccgcaatttataatttaatatccaaaataagtgattagtagctgtcactatagtaaataacgactctttcatcttaaaaaattacagtttcaaacagtaaaaattgccatttcaatatatagtcgatattatgaggagaaggggaactcagatgaaagagaagggggtctcactctgggagaattcaacatttgaaacagtaaaaattctacttttaaaatattcatattaccagtccaagcaagtcgataattacagtttgatttttagcgttgcgtttaaaatttaccattttactttgtaaatattgacgttgcttgtattagaaatttactaactttattttatactttttacatatcataagatcattttttaggtacgaaatgataaatatcaaagtctgaattcttaattattatactttaatattttagacatttacatagcgaatattactgtttgaaatagtattttcttccatgtaaagagtaaattgtaacgtttaaatggtaaatattataaagtgaatagtaaaatcacaattttactgtttgaaatggtaatttttagcagttgatcattacttattataaatcgactgttatttattacagtttacttttttccgtgtacgaattttataagaattacattgtagaatgtaatatttacaaaatcgTTAATAactacaatctgaaactgtaattttttcagttttctatACGAAGCGCCACATTTACAcgatataatgtaattttttcctttttcttttttccgtggtagaagaaaataattttgaagagtttcattgtcttgaatcccataataaaattgagatgaaatgtatgtgaaaccaatttattcgtgatgtgattggttgaaaatatttattctcattctgattggttgaaagtgaatataatatacataaactacacataaatatatcatgaccataaatatgaggcgcgcgcttgcgcgcgcaaatttgaattctagttaagtaaaatttacttaaaccgactttttactttttaaaattttctttattcatttttcaaaaGCACAAGTGTAACTTGTTAGTTGCTAAGAATTACAGAGTGTTcccatttttataactaaaaaattttacacctTTGGTTTAtaatgttataatttaaaaaatttatgtttttgttattttatgttCTTAAATTTGTttctgagtaaaaaatttttgaaaaacctcattaatttatttacttaagccgagaaaaattttttgttttaagaatttttctactcaaatcaaaaagatgaagttcttcaaaattatttacttgattcaagtaaattttttttctgaacgcgtaagtaaaaaaataacattgatTATAAACGACTTTTTTTcgggaaaaaataattaaaattgaaaaaaaatatacttacaggtggagaaaatttttctttcaaaatatcATGAGCCGCGCTTAACATTACAACGTACCCGTAATTATTACACAGACCAATTAGCCAAAACGCTATAAAATTTCTCCATCTCTTAGCTCGCGTGTCTCCTAACTCATCACTAGCCGTGGATGATTTAGCGGctagaaaaaaacaatttcttacTAACTACCAAGATCATGAAAATTTCTgctaatttaaattgaattaataaagaGTGCAATTTAagtaataagataaaaaatttttattataaatagatttctTCCTGAATAATTCCATTAACGTCATAAATTACGTCACCTCAAAGCTTATCAGTCACCAAAATATTTGTGAGCAAATAGAGGGGCTCGCTTTATGTCTTTaggttataaaatatctctttGTCTCGGTACGCTGTGGCTGATAACGACGAacgagtatatatatatatatatatatatatatatatatatatatatattaatgagCGATagataacttttaattatttaccgGACATATATAATTTAGTAAACAAGGAATACAATATTGGTAAAACTTAAATTgcaaactatttaaaaaccTGCttgctaaattatttattatcttgttTATAGAAatgttgtttttgtttttattaattattatcaagtacttattgaataatttatataagtgTGATTACATGTCACTATTATAACATATAATAGCAGACAAGTTTAGAGACAAATTGCGATCAATTGAGGCTAATAGTGATCGTTTTGAATATAGATCGTTGCTATAAATATCAACCTGACAGTTTATTCGTTGATTTATATAGATGAAAATttcgaattattattatgattaatatagataaaaaaaatttttttaacattaaaacgataatattaaaaattaatgttcaaTAATTGGAGCATAAAGTTTATTGTTCGATAAAAATATCATCtattataaaagataattttcattaataattttttttaactattgtccataaagtataaattctttttctaaatttaataatcagttaattcatttatagttttttatttttaaaataaattaaaaaaattaaagaaatactaCACATGCACAGAAAAGCAACCAAAAATAACAACATCACttttaaaataccaaattttgTCACTATAACCTACGAGCACTCATTTGTCATATCAGCTGTATGGATTTGGCAAGATTTACCTGCTGAAATTTCTAATTCTTTTGGCTTAGAATCTTTTAAGACGAGagtatttgattttcttataaatttcgAACAACAATAAAATAGTGAGctggtaaaaataattattttaaaatatttaaaaacagtATGTCCATTTGAGTATtgtgtaaattttatattttaataggGTAAAAGACCCGATTACTACGGGGATCCcattacacagaaagaaaggttcacttgagccaagaaaatatttttcttcctaattatttacttgggcgaaaaaaaaaaatttttttgatacaagaaatttcacttattccaaaaaatcaattcccttgcttcaagaaatacgtatcttgatccaagtcaatttatttaagtcaagaaaattttcttgttttgagaaaatttctctcttgctccaaaaaattaagttcttgacagaagtaaatttttttgtcttgagaaaatttttctcttgctccaaaaaattaaatatctcgatagtaaattttcattaatatttctattgactaacatgtcaaatgggaagatcaaataatattgaatcatttttttttcattcaatatgtacaATTGCgcgctaaaataatctaaaatgggtatcaaatattcaagagaaaaattttctcaagatgagaaaatttttttctcagctgaagtaggtggcgctgcttccctaaagtatctaaaaatcttgatcaaatataaaaatttcttgtatcaagtatttatgataatttgaattaagaaaaaattacttccatcaagaatataatttcaagaaaaatttttacttcggccaagacaacttcggtTTTCCTTCGGGCGactgaaaatttacttgagccaagaattttgttctccagtcaagaaatctttctttctgtgtgctgacactttctttgatacttattcaattaatgaaatcattaattttaataatgaatatattatttctaatctttaagtcctttagatcaaaaaaattttcaatttttattccaaatagaacattttttcattgaaagaaaaagtgccactaatagggattaaaaatttttatgttaaatatttaacaaatttttgtattgatttaacataataagtgttaaatttacacataaaagtgttaaatatttaacacaaaaatttttaacactaagttttttgacgcaatgacgcaaaattttttactgtgcatagcaacgaaaagcgacaacaatgaaaacgtcaCATCAGCTTTTTATTAAAGGATGTATATTGGCCGTACTTATGTGAAGTATAACTTTAAACATATAATTATTCCCATTCGACTTCGCGCCTTGGCATTTAaacctaataaataaataaaaaactaatgtATCATGTTtggttaataaattttctttgtaaTTCTTTCgattataataaactaaaatttgtttggaaacaattaaattaaaaatttatttatcaatgatTAAATAAGCGTACTCacatacaatataatttacaataccATTAAAATAACTATTCTTATCTAATCAATGTCGACAATGAAATTGATAACGTCCTTCACCTTTAATGTTTTTCTTGCACTAAGAGTTCAGATGTgtaacaaatataaatttgccTCAATGCAATTGaaaaatcttataaaaaaaatcactctgctacttttaaaaattttcaattttcttaatgGGAAGCTAAAAACTGTTCTTCAAAgtgattcataaaaaaaatttatagatacCATAACAAACAATGATCTAACGCATCAATGACATTGaccaaaaatgaaaattgtgtCATGATCGAAAATTACACGTATAAAACAAACAACCTGCAAAAGTGTAAgcgaaattatttattccagTCACATCAATGCTAGAAAAGATAGCCGCGCTTTCGGTTTCGTTTGTCCGTGTAATaacattgaaaataaatgttttgatttaaatttattatctaccATTCATGCATTTAGAATAAAGACACACCTtcaagtgataaaaaatttattacactctaaaaattatctcgAACTGATCAGTTATTTTATCAGATTAACTTAAGAATGTAAACAGTTAGTTGTTTAcatattttcattgtttaataattcactTGAGACTGTAAATAAGTACAAGTtgtaattacttaattttagagtaattttttttttgttttaatgatgtaaaaattctaaagtCATTGAACTTTCTGATATGTTTAGTCGCGTATTAACGATCAGTGCTGAAATTTATGGAACGACTCTAACAAAGAATTTGTGAAGAAAGTTtatgactttattttttaaaacagtgTTGAATTTTAGTGAGCTTGCGCAACATTTTTgtggataaatatttaaataaaataattatattacccccatgaaaaaaaaaaaatatatttcgtaatatataaaaaatatattttaaatatataaaaaatacgtatggtaaatatatttttattaactaacttttggccgattttcatatatattttatatatgtcaaatatattttagatatattcgaaatatatttttttatatttttagctatgtattttatatatattttaagatatattttgaatatattttaaatatataaaatatatataaaaatcggccaaaagctAGCCTGTGTaaaaaatcgtcttaaaattgtcgttcgtttaagatccttaacgtgacacaaaccaagactattttaagactcttttaagacgccaaaaaaaattccgaaagcagatttttgaaattttggttcttgaatttgttgtgaaaattaatttttagacgattttacgactttctaaccgcaatatttttgagtaagatgtttaaaaattgaatttaaaattgttaaaaaattatcatccgacaattttaagattttttaagactaatttAAGATCATTTTAAGAGAATTTAAAGAcgcttcataattattttccgGGGCTGTCATTGTGATATCATCTTAAAATAgcctggaaatttttaataattttttaaggctattttaagatttttcaagacgattttaagattttttctaagactattttaagattttttaagactatttacaaataattttaagactaaaatcttaaaatcgtcttaaaaatcatcaaaaatattcagactATTTCAAGATGATATCACAGCGACAGCTccggaaaattattatagagcGTCATTAAATAGTCTTAAAATGATCTTAAAgaagtctaaaaaatttagagactattttaagatgagttaacagcgacagagctccggaacattaaaacagaacgtcttaaaattgtcggatgataatttttaacaattttaaattcaattttaaaacattttactcaaaatattgcggttagaaagtcgtaaaatcgtctaaaaatgtctaaaaattaattttcacaacaaattcgagaaccaaaatttcaaaaatctgctctcggaattttttttttggcgtcttaaaagagtcttaaaatagtcttggtttgtgtcacgtttaagatcttaaacgcccgagtaaaaacagaattccgccgcaccaccgctgcactacagccgtgacaattttgattattttacaagtgccgcactaccgccgcaccagcgccgtgacaagtaaataaatttctattcgccgcaccaccgctgcaccaccgccgcaccataccgccgtttgatggtatatacattgaaataaaatatttgttgatcattcaaatagcttaactaaattttttagttagcTATGGCTTGCAGCGCAGTTGGCAATGTTCGAAACTTCCATGCagacgatccaggttcgaaccccatcacagttcaatttttaaaattctttcagagtATTTCGATAGGCGTGCCGCTTCTGTACAACCCGaggacaaaattaaaaatctacatcaacaatacgactaaaaaaatcaataatttcgcggtgctttggcctgatctaaaaaaaatttttttttttttaatattagacATTTGATTAAAAGGAGGTTGATCAATAGGTCTTAGATTAAGAGTTCTagtcgcattatttattaattaattattgcgtgataaattgattatgataccattttttgtgaaattgtaggtatggtttagcattggtgcggcggtggtgcagcggtggtgcggcgatggtagggggagtaaatttttagcgtgtggcgtaatagtccgccaaacggcggtcgtgcagcggcggtcgaacgaaatttattatttttccgtaaaaaataataatttcatttttactcgggcgaacgacaattttaagacgattttttttacacaggagttattaaaaatatatttactaaggtaaaagccccaattattgacgctataagagacaaagttatgatttcatttttttaagcaatcaaatataaatatcgatgaattttgtttaTGGTAACTtcttcagtaatgttttaactaatcaatttcttttttaaaatgataatcagtgatatttactaattaattttaaataattaaatatatgatctggatacaccaattattaaCGGGttaaaaactgattgatctaattattgacgtaccgtaaccccaattattgacgcccctactgcacatgcgtcgaatcatttggttatattgttatttatcaaaaacttgatataaagtaatcaatattattaaagttaattaataataatttctatgaatgaataattattatgaaaaatataacaatttatttaaaaacttatttaacactaaaacacgccgagttatttgacagttaaaagccttgaatataatcgcgtatataacgtattttatacttaaaaaaaaggcgtcatagcgctgtcgactggctgtcaatatgggattcaccataaaaattatgaactagttattgactcccattatttaaatatcgtaaagcatacaattaatttcgattatttaattttataaatatttcatatattgttaattaaaaaaaaaaaatagatcatataattacatgaaaaaattaatttaaactcggcagttaaaaaaaatgcttttctaaccaaagttgttaagaaaatagacgctcgtaagctgatttgatgaactggtgctaactttattttttttttaataattaatatttaatattttgaactgaatgtgattttttcaattttttaattaattagaatttaataaaaatttatttgatcgttattcttattacagataatttaatatatttaaaaataatttagggtgtcaatatttagacccccgtcaataattggggcttttaccttatacatattttttatagatttttaatatatttaaaatatatttttttttcatggaggtaattaaattcttttatagaaaatttaaatgaatttataatttgtaaaaaattttctcaatgtaagaaattttttcaatggaaGTTAATGAgtcagtcaaaaaaatatttttgattttccaAACAGGATATGTTGAGCTCAGATCTtctggttacgcgccaaaaaATCTATTGTGTGTCAACCGTGTCGAGTGATTCAATAAAAAGCAATTAATTATCGAAATATTTAATCAGATTAGTAAACAAACTTACTAATTAagtataaattgataaaaaattaattaagtgcACTAGATTCGcataaaaaattccagaaaATAAGGTCATTGAAAATggtattatttactttattcttATCAATACTACAGATATTTTCCAGGTAcgattaaatgataaaatgaacatcgatttttattattattgtatatgAAAAACGCGAATTAATCTTcattaaattagtaaattaaataatcatattgttttgaatatttatttttatgtaaaataaatattcattcaaCTCTCAAGTTCATTTCTtacgttttatttttactaaattttattgtcaataaaattttgcttaaaaaaaattgatattcagTCTGAATACTTacttagttaaaaaaaaaaaaagaatatatttttattaaattataattaaaggaTCAATTGAGCTTTAAACGCATCTTAAAGTTCTTAAGCTTAAATTTTTCGTTCAAAGTCGTCTTAAAGCTTAAACAActtttataatcatttattataattataatgtctttgttttaatttaaaaaaaaaattaacattggtttgaaactcgaaaaatttcaatttaaaaatttaaaaaattaattttttgtagcaattattaaaaagttaatttgttgtagtaattatt includes the following:
- the LOC123269343 gene encoding battenin; the protein is MDVVKAAKSSTASDELGDTRAKRWRNFIAFWLIGLCNNYGYVVMLSAAHDILKEKFSPPDSVETSNDITIENPRGCNQVSTGAILLADILPCVIVKLTVPFLPFHVNVRVAICVISQVLGFLAVAFGTTPWITILGVVLTSFSSGLGEITILSHSHKYGRSSIAAWSSGTGGAGVAGASSYVGFRLIMSTETTLLVMLVVPIAEAIAFWVIMTPPNEKTVLKYGLSSQDEIIKAPKKTIREKVALVPGLMPYLIPLFLVYLFEYYINQGLHELIQFDGIWLNHAEQYRWYQADYQIGVFISRSSATFFTCKKIWLMALLQLINIVIFTTEAIYFYIPNIWIVLVITFWEGLLGGAAYVNTFYNMGETIPDRDLKDSLGIVSMADSLGIALAGTLALPVHTAICKLPRPT